Within Planococcus citri chromosome 2, ihPlaCitr1.1, whole genome shotgun sequence, the genomic segment GCAGCGGCGGCGATAACCATGCCTTCCGCAAATGCGCTGCTCTCTAGCAGCACCAACACCACTCCAGTCTATGCATCATCACCCAGAGTAATTCCTAGTAACCAGATAGAAACGTCATCAGCGCTCCCATCTGCACCTCTTTCACCACTTTCTGTACCTGTACCAGTTCTGCCAGTCTCCGCGCAAGATGCGCGACTAGTAGCCGCACTCACCACTCCAGTTTTGGCGCTCTTTGCGTCAGTTCCAGCATCCGCGCGAAATGCGCCGATCACTGCGCGCACTGCGCCAGTTTCTGCGCTTCACACACCTGTACCAGTTGCCGCGGGTCCAGCACCAGCCACGTCCGCATTGGCGGCTGAATTCGCAGCTCATCCGGCACAACTTCGCATCGTCTCTGCAACACCTGCGCGTTCCTATGCACAGGTAGTCAGATCCAACTTGTCATTAGTACTGGTCTCCACACAAGACAAGCCAGTTTTGGCACTCTCGACGCCAGTTTTAGCGCTCTCAGCACCAGTACCAGTAGCCGCACACGATGCGCCCAATCCTGCGCGCACTGCATCAGTGTTAGCAGTTCATGCGCCTGTATCAGTTCCTCTGACGCTTACACAGACACATCCGAGCGCAGATACTAACCCTGCGCTCAGTACAGCAACCTTCGCATTCTCCAACACCGCTTCCAGTATCATTTCCGCTCCAGTAGCCATGCCAGCAGTGTCCGCTTCGACGGTGGCACTCATGGCGAATCTTGCACCTAACAGCATCATTTCTATGTCATTGGAGTGCTCACACGCGCTCCAGAAGCAGATAACCGGACCCAAGTCATCATCTGAGTCTGTAGCAGTTTCTACACTGCACTCTGCAACTCAGATGGTTGTTTCCTCAACCTCCGCGCTCTCATTTACACCATCGGTGCACTCAGCTTCGCTCATACACGCACCTACTCGAGCTCAGTTGGAGGCGGATCCAGCGGCGCCTGGTTCCCCTCCTCCGCCGCATCCCAGCACACAGCTAGCTTCTCATTCATCTTTAGTGAAGATGGAGGTGGCGTTTGATGCGCCTCGTATCTCTCTTACCAGTGCAAGCACAAGTACACTGCTGTCGGCACCATCCACGTCACTCTCAGCATTTCTATTGAATTCATCAATGAATCGCAGCAGTAATCGCAGCCAGTTCGCGACACATGTACCTCTGAAGTTTTTGGCAGCAGTTCCTGCCGCGCCTATCTCCTCAGCTCGCAATCGAAGCACTAGTTTAGCGGTGTTCTGCAACTCAGATGGTTGTTTCCTCAACCTCCGCGCTCTCATTTACACCATCGGTGCACTCAGCTTCGCTCATACACGCACCTACTCGAGCTCAGTTGGAGGCGGATCCAGCGGCGCCTGGTTCCCCTCCTCCGCCGCATTCCAGCACACAGCTAATCTCTCTTACCAGTGCAAGCACAAGTACACTGCTGTCGGCACCATCCACGTCACTCTCAGCATTTCTATTGAATTCATCAATGAATCGCAGCAGTAATCGCAGCCAGTTCGCGACACATGTACCTCTGAAGTTTTTGGCAGCAGTTCCTGCCGCGCCTATCTCCTCAGCTCGCAATCGAAGCACTAGTTTAGCGGTGTTCGCCTCCCAAACCAGCAACGCGCGTTCCTCGCGCACCTGCGCATCATCTAGCTTAGCGCTTTTTGAGCTCACGTACGCACCTCTAGCTCCAGTCATCGCATCTGCGTCTCTAACCGCATGGTCAGCGCCAGTCTCTGCGCAAACGAGAGCCGCAGTTGCAGCAGTAGTCGCGACGTCAGTACCAGTAGCAGTGGCGCCTGCCTTCGTATTCAATTTGGCGCTAGGCGTGCCAGAGTCAGCCGCACCAAGCTCAGCACTAGCGGCGTCCATATCTACACACCCTGTGTCAGTCTCAGTGCTCGCATCAGTAGCTCCTGCCAACTTCTCATCAGCAGTGCTTAACGCACCAGTAACAGCCGTTCCTGCCTCTACAAACGTCTCTGCGCTTACAGCACCAGTATCCACCCTAGTCTCGCTCGAAGGCGCTCCTATGAGTGCCACCTTGAATGTTGTCGCGCCACTTGATCAGACCACATTGAATTTGCATGCAGTGGCGGCGGCAACGGCAGCCGCAATGTCGCTCACTTCATCGCTCGCCTTACTTTCACCCAAACCAACTCAGTTAGCAAATTCACTGTTCCCGGCACTGCCCTCTACCAGAGTCCGTTCTCCAGCCACTCAATCGAACGCTAGAACCTCATCGGTCTCCGCATCCAGTCGCGCACTTGACAAGCTTGTTTTCACTCAGTTGAGTGCCACTGTGCCTGGCTGCGCAACTGCCACGCATGTAGCTGCGCCACCAGCATCAGTATTTGCGACACTGGTCCCAGTAGCAGTGGCACCTACCTCCGCATCCGTTCCAAAGCGAGCAGCGCAAGTCTCCGCTCAAGTGAGCGCCACTGTGCCCTTCTTCGCAACAGTTCCAGCGTCACTCGCCTTAGTAGCTGCGCAATGCGCACCAGAATCCGCTCAAGGAAGCGCAACAGCCTCAACCAGTTTGGCGCTCGTTGAGCCAGCCTCAGCGGCGTCAGTTTTCGCGCCTAGTTTAACACCATCTGCGCCAGGTTTCACTCAAGTGAGCGCCACTGCTGCGCCTGTCTCCGCATCCAGTTTGGCGCTCACCACGTCAGTAACACCAACGCCTGTTCCATTAGCACCCAGTTTGGCGCACACCGCGTCAGTAGCCGCACAATTCGCCCCAGTTTCAGCATCGGCGGCGCTTGCCACGCCAGTACCAACCGCACCTACCACTGCAAACGTTAGCGCGCTTGCGGCACCAGTATTCGCTCCAATCACATCAAACAACATTTCATCTAGCAATCAGACAGCTTCGCATCCGTTCACAGCAGTGGCGGCAGCGGCGGCAGCGGCGTCAGCTACGCCTCCCAGATCTCCGCTCCTCTTACTCTCGCCTGAGCAGTCCCAGTTGCACTGCACTACAACCTCAATCATCTCTACAGCAGCTCAAGTTAGCACAGCATCAAACAGTCTCGCATTTGACCGCCAGATAACAATAAATATGCTGTCAGCGGCGTTGGCAACCAACCCTACCTCATTCCAGTACGTTTTTGCACATTTGAACGCATCTAGCTCTGCAGTTCCAGCATCAGTCTCAATGCCCAATCAGGCCTCAGAGGGCCTCAATGCGATTGTGAACCTACTCAGCATAGTAGCCAATCTGTCTACATCAGGTTTCTTGGTTGCGCTCATTCTACTTCCAGCGTTGCTCTTTGCAGCACTCCTAATCACCACAGAATACGTTCCAACGCCAGATTCAGCCACAGAAGGCCTCAAATTGATTTCACACTCGCTCAACAGACAGTTTTTGGCCAAAGAGGCCCCACACATCGATTTGAAAACACATCGCAAAGTTCAGACCAATATTGTCGCCTGTACTCTCGACTCATTCCTCACACCAGAGACTCATTCGTTCCTGAAGCACCCAGCTTTCATCAGCATCTGAACCCCTCCGTCACTCGATCCTCCGCGATCCAGTTTCACCTCGGCTGAGCCTGAAACAAGAGTAGGACTCACTCTTCACTTCACAGCTGATTTAGGGGCTCCGTTCGCCCATTCACCTCGTATTGAGGGGTCATTGACCTCTGCCCACGTCTGTGCAGACGGCACCAAGCTGTTCCAGCCAAAAAAGAAACAACAGCGACCTTCCTCTCGAGTTAGCGACGCTCAGTTCACCGCCTCAGCTCCCAGTTCACTCCGCTCAAGAGACCAGCTCGATTTCAAGGACTTTTCCGAGTTTTCCGACGCTTTCAGCGCCGCGGCGGCGGGATTTTCACGTGAAATGCGCGTTTTTACCGAGTGTAATTACCTCCAGTTCCTTCTCTCGTTCGTATGGCTGCTGAAAGCCAATTTCTCCGATCCTCTAGGGTAGTTTATTCGTTCTTAGTCAAGTCACATTACAGTTCAGTTTGTTAACAGTTAGATATAGTTTGTACCTCgcttttcaacgatttttgagtATTAAAATGTAGAAAATGAATTCGAGTATTATTTTAGTTCATTCGATCGTTTCCCTACTAACACAATGTTTATTCCTACAGTTTCGATCTATTTTAGTTTCATTTGTAgcacattttgaataattttattgatattttaaatcaatttttccaccGTTTTTTACGACTTTTATACAGGAAATTTAAATATGTTCGCAgttttaaatgtaaaattgaactaaagtattttgattttataacatcaatttttttctcatttttaaccAGGATTCGTTCTAGCTTCTTTGCTCTTTCATAGAATATGGTTTTTCTATCGTTCTTTTTTGACCCGATAtcgtatttctgaaaaaatgttctgtGAACTTTATCCATTAACAGCTTGACCAATCAGTCCTTCGAAGTTATCTAGGTACTGAAATGATTGTGAAATCGATTACCTAAGTATGTCATTTCTGTACAAGtattgttttataaaaaattataagcgTATTATATTACCTACTTTACTTTCTACATGAgtaatgaattttgtaaatatttaaaaatataagcgttgtttttattttattttaatttttaaccgagtattttttattttagaacttACTTAAGTACATTTGTGTAAATAAGGATGGCCTGATCAATTAGTCCTTCAAAGTTTTCTGCTGACATAAATGTTGAATCAATTACCAATGTCTGTACAGTACAAACTAAGTATACCTAACATACTCCCTAGACGTATCCAGTCATATTTGGATAACACTCAGTTGATAAGAAATTTCACTCGCATTTTCCCCATCGAATCGTTCATTCAATGAAGCGGtgtaattttttgggaaatataTAAAACCCCAAactttattcttttttataGGTATCATTTTTGGCCTCATTCATATCGTAATATTCAGTCTATAACACAAATAAACATAACTCGAGTGATATTGCCAATTGTAACGGGTAAGAAGGTAAATTCTAGTCACTCCAATGGTAAACGTTGTCTAACCAACTCGTTggttttttgcttcatttttttcaaaaatctacaactGAGTGGAATCGAAAAATTACAGCCTTATGATGGTAGTTATCCCTTTGCAACTTGAGATTTTGGGAACTTCTTCATTTACTACAGCTAATTTCAACTCGGTAGGATCGTTGCCCACGCATGCGCAGAATAACCAGCAGTTCAAAATTGGAAGAAGGATTTCGACCAGTATGGTTCtgtaatgtaatgtacatacataaaatgGTTATTTTCGGATCcgaaatatttattcattttttattatggGGACAAGCAGTAAGTTGAGACTTGAGGCGTTGTGTTGTGACGCTTTTAAGTATATTTTGTCtggggggaggaggggagaggggtaaATTTTCTAATGTGTACCTTCACTTTTTTCGTCCTATAATAAATGGTTTCAATTGGTTGTTTTGAAtgcacattttttgataaatttagaTGTGAAATTgtctttgaagttttcaaaatgtgtacctacaattgaaaaaaataataatattattttctatCCAATCGAACTCTCTCTTATCtttattttttcgtgatttcagGTCCATTCAATAAGAAAAAGCACGAGAAAGAAAACAACTCTGCGAGACTATGAAGAATTGTTTTTTATGCACTCATCGATTGAACATTTAAGGTGAAGAATCACGTCAAGCAAATAAAACTCGACACTTTGAAATAAGGCGAAGCGAAGGTTACCAGCTTGTAATACGTATGAAATACCAGGTAAAATTAccacacttttaaaaattttgaacataattgaaaaattaaccagTAACAaccaaaattataatatttatgAAACACCAAGTATACCGAGTATATTGGCATCCCAAACATGTTGACCaaacaaagaaaaatgaaaaaaaaaaacattcgaaaattcaaCAATGAGCCAAAGTCCAGAAGTTTCTATTCTTacagattttcgagaaataaaatagaaaatatttttcaagaagaaaatcgaaatgtgataaaatggagatagaaagctgaaattggattcaatacctactttttgaccTTCTCGATCAATTCATGGAGATTTCAAAACGTTTTAAGGCCTGTTGCAGATTTCAGAATTTcccagtgttggaaaaaatggtcataaaaagggccaaaatgaaattcagcttccGTAAACTCACACTTTCTGGTTTTGTAAAGGCATACTCTAAAAGCCTCATAACCAGAATTTGAAGGTCTAATGttcattttcgcatttttggccaattttttatatttgaagtgatttttaaaCGCTGtttttgttgtgatttttaaaatatttcgcGGAATACCCTTTAATTACTTCATTTAACCCCCGCCCCACCCCATTTCGAAAACCGTATAATACTTTTGCTCTTGACCAATCTGGAACCTCAGGCGAGTTTTCTGTCCTctccagaaattaaaaaaaaaaaatagtctggagggagcaaaaatgaaattgagcaaTCATGGAAAATAATCACATTTGGAGCATTTTCTGGTCTCCAACAAGTTGGAATATAGTTTTCTAATTGGAGGAGGGGGAgagaaattaggtacctagttcattcaattgaacaaaaaaataaaatatatgaaAGAATCAGcatgaaaacagtttttttttaatttttcagagcctgatatggtgagatatggcccaactACGTAAGTAGTTATTAGAAGCACAACTACGTAGGTAGTTATTCGAAGCATAACTAGGTAGCGTGAACGTAAGTGGTGGGAACGTGTTAACTCCGCAAAGGTCGTGACGTAGGCAACGCATCGAGCAACGCATCGATCGCGATGCGTATATAATGCATCGCGAACGCACCAAAATTACTTAGCATAGGTATCTCGAGCTCGCCGGTGCTTCGTCGTAACGCGCATTTCCTCAGATATGAAACTTAGTAGATGTGACAGGCAGGTAAGGTATCCCGTAAGGGTACCTATCCCCTATTTATCCAGGCATTGCCCACTACATATAgtggttaaaatgaaattaagtcgTGATTCGAGTAAGTTAACTATCCGATCGCGATATTATTGGGTATGGAGTAGATCTTCCCGGGCATCACTCCTACTGCTagtagaataggtacctcgtgtaaTACATTGCTGTCGCCTGGCCTAGTATGAGTGAGCCACCTtgaaagagacagtagaagcggACATTATGTGGACCTTGGTGAGTAACCTCATCATTTATTTAATAAGGTAATTTTTcccatacttacgagtattgaGAAGTAATCTCTTTCTTCGTAAGTATGCAAAATTAGGGTTTATTGTCATCCCTGCATAATTCATCACCTTCGATTACAATAATACTTTAGCGTATTATATCTTAATTCATTAGCGCGAGACGCATAATATGGACCGGTGTCCATATTAATgatgtaaaattatgtaaattcttTTATATCTTGATTCACCTGACATGAtcgaattataataataaatcaattagaCACGTTGTATCGTTTTggtgttattattattacatcGGATCATAAATGCATATAGTATTTCTGCATGATTTCTGAGCTCTCCGACACCCATAGACTAGCCAGGTATAGGGAAATATTAACTACTTACGTAGTAATATTTAGCCTTCTCCCCTCAGTAATATTTCTAATAATATTCTCTTCCATAGTCATTCAAGAATTAACTATATCATTTTGGCGCCCACCTTCCGCGTAATTCtcctgaaaattgcaaaattttcagtccgaCTTACTAAGAAACCCAcccttaaaattttaaattttttcaaaattttcaaaattttcaattttttcaatttttccgaaactTGAATTCCAAAAAGCTCTCTTCAAGAGCAcaattcaagtgaaaaaattaatctaataCCTTCAGTAAACTcgctaaaatactcgtaaaaaatccataaatttaaaataattaatttcaaaattttcaaattttttcaaattttttttttaaactaaatatGGTGACAAATTCAAATATTAGAACATAGCGAGCCGTACTCAAATGATAGTTCTGTAGGAGATAGATAAATTTctacttcttttttgaaaaattgcaaataaccTTCTTTTGACTGAGATAGTTGCATTCatgatttttcgtaaaaacaCCACGAAATGGCAAAGTATGCAATTCATCTGACTCAAAAGATATCTAAATTGcctgcaaaattaaaaattagtgaTGAGTTAAAGTATACtaattcgcgattttttttttttttttactaacatACTAAtattgcatgaaaattttcttaacaacttcttctaaaaaatttccgagtataacaaatttctttttaccaaaatcgtaTGTCCCATTCACTGCAGAAAATAGACAAATTATTTAACTcggaaatcactcaaaaatcatAGTGTTTGCTTCTAAAAGGTCGCAAAGGTCAGAAAAGGGGCAAAAATTATGCAGTCtttttaactaaaaaattaataaaatccatctaaaatcaacttttgagcaaaattcatgtaaaaatagtcaaaattagATCCGAAgataactttgaaaatgatttaatcGAACTATTTCGTGTTAAAAATCTCACTAAATACATGtctgaaaactgtaaaaatgaacaaaaatagtCTATTTTATGCTCTAAATCATAAAATAGTCTCAAAATGTATCTTTTTGTTAGGTTCTTTGTTCATAGCGCAAAGGCTGGCAAAGGTCTCAAAAGTCTCAGATGTTTcaatatatttcaaaatacatgaTTCGAAACAATCCTAAATCCAATGTAAATCTCTAATATTCctaacaagattttttttgatttttgaaaatatgcaaaatctTAAATACGATCTTCCAAGATAGGTGGCCTGTCTAAATTGACTATTCATGtagtctggcgcctgacgtggatTGAACCTCTTTTGGAAAAAGTCATACATGCCACGTATCTTCGAATTTCAGATACTCTGCTAtactttcaaaacagaaaaaatactcCTTTTCCATAAATTCGGAAATAtgcaaaattctaaaattcctGCATATGTCCCAACGTATTTCCGAAaaccattttctgaaaataaaatttaccaaaatccaAAGATATGCAAGTGCTAAATTCATATGTCCCAGCACATCCGTGAAATTTCTAACAGAAAATTCAGATTCAATAAatataaaccaattttttgacaaaattcttaactttttgaaaactaaaaaatccgTTTCTAAACCAAAATAAATCACATTTAATAagctaaaaatactcaaaaatgtaataataggAAACTTAAAATGTCTCAAACAGTTTTgatctaaaataaaaaacaattctaAGTCCGTTTTATGCAAATTaactaaataaaaattacgttttcggATACTAAAAATACGCCATTCTTTGTCTGCTAGAATATATCAGCTGGAATTTTGGTGTTCTATAGTCTCGTATACGATAGCTATACATGCCAAAAAGCCTTTGCAAAGGTACAGGATAGGGGTCAAAGAATGACTATAAAATCATAACTATttaaatttactgaattttggataaaattccctaattaaaatttctaaaataaccctcatttttccataaaattctgaaataataatttcgttTCGAATAACTAGATCCGTATGCAGGATGTTTAGaccaatagaaaaattcaacctCTTAATTCAGTCTTTTGGAAATATAAAATGAACTAATTTGTCCATTGTTCCTTTGAAGAAATTCAGGGGTTCAGGGGGCAAATGGTTTTAATGTATTGACCGACAATTTGCTAAGTGAATAAAATGGCATTGAAAGTTGAATCAATTCATCACCTACGAATTGCAAAATGACTAGACTATCACATATTTTAGGAGTTTTAATACTCGAAAATATGGAAATCCGGACTCTACCTGTGCTTATACAGACGAcacatttttctgtatttttcagACTACGTAATgagtttgattattttgaataagaaaaagtGTCAATCTGGAGTGCAACAGAGCCCAGGTTATAGTAAAAATGCCGTAATATTCACTAAGTGAAAAATAGGTCAGCACAAGTATAactatattttccaaaaatcatggtttcTTCTACTCACTGAAACACATTCTAGGATGTGTCCAGTGAAGGGAAAACAAACCATATAAAACTTCcgatcaaatatttcaaaattctcattttgaaaatcccaaaaagtatTTCATACACTACATAGGATCCTTATACACAATTCTATGTCTCACGAATTCGTTTCCTGTGTACTGGAAAAATGCCAGACAATATTTGGAGGTTTTAAGTGtcgtaaatgaaaaaatatgaaacttatGCTCGGAGTATTTGCTGGTAATATTACCCAGTGGACCAGAAAAGAATCTAAAAATCCCCAATAGAtctgaaaaaaccaaatttcaccttCTTTTCTAAATCTTTCTAAACCAAAATCTACCCCTATGAAGTTCTTTGTTACATAGATTTCTTCTCGAAAAAATAGTCAAACTCCAAACTATCAGGTTATTTCATATACCAACACTCTCGTTTTCGTTTCAAAACACTTTCCATAGCCACATTCCAAAGACCTTTTTGCCTTTGCAATGCACAAAGAGATGGTCCGTGAGAACCAAGCTATAAAAATCTTTGTCTTCCATGGGAAAATTATTCCGAGCATaagaaatcaataaataattatgtctatttaaaaaacatacatatTAGGCACAAATAAGCTATACTGCTTAGGCACATAATATGTGTATTAAGTAGACAAGTAAATTTATGAGATTTCGAAACAATTAAACTGTCACTCAAAGATTTCGttctgaataattgaaaaaatattttgacatttttatgatcTGTAGATTTCTATTAAAAATCAGTCTTTTTATACACGCGAGTATATGCTTTGTTTATGCATATAAAAACGATTTAATCAAAAGCAACCAACCTCCAATTAACAAAAATGCACCTTTTTGGATGACACTAATGTCCAATAAAATATTCAGCCAccgtatttttctcaaaataaataaacataaaCTAATCCGAAAATGAGAAGCAATAAATGTCACCTAAtatgttcaatattttttttaacaaacccATTTAAAAATCACACGTAAAAATACCTTTAATATGCTAATCATATTAAAGGCTCGCGCCAAAAGGTATTAGCCTTAAGTCCAGTAAAATGATTAGGGCCATAAAACTGTCAAACAATCATATAGGTAACGAAAAATTATCACCTATTATCTTGCCGCTTTTATACAGGTGATAAAAACGTCAAGATAAGATTTCGTTTACCTTTTTATCATGGTGATAAAACTGTCATGAGTATTCTAGAATACAAAGACATTTTTATCACCTCAATagcttcttttttccaaattaaaatacTCGGAGATGCTAAGAAAGAATCAATTTATTATATGCAGATGTACATAATTAATATAAGAACATATAGAGTAATCTAGTCTAAAAACTAATATTACATAGATATCCtatatttatttacattgtACCCAAGCCCATAAATATGTCATCCTTTTCACATCTTAGAGTGTGGGaaagactttcaaaaatcataatgcATTTTTGCCGGAACCTTAAACAAATAAAAGCTCCGACACGTTACACACAAAAATCATTCGTGTTACAAGTAGCAACGTGTGCGGAGCTCTTCCTTCAAGTACTCGGCTACCTATTTGATTTCTTCCTTCACGCATCCAgctacctactcaactcatcTGTTCGAGAATCCAGTGAACTCCTGCTTACTCTAAGGTAATATTGCACAAGTTTTTTGGATTTCGAAAGCAATTCGTTAcccaaaacattatttttcgcgATGGAACCGACTAAAAAACCTGAATCGGAACCCCCAACATCTATTTTTGAACCTAGGATCGAAATATTGACCCCAAAATCGCCTCAATATGATCCAAATTTAGGACCTGCAAAAGTTGTAGTTTTAGAGAATAAAACTGAGGCAGAAATAGATCACATGAAAAAcacagttttggaaaaagaaactGAGGAAGAAATAGGAAAAATGTTTGATGAATCTGAACCCTTTTCGATATATGACTTGGATAAGAAAGAAATTGACAAGCCTTCTGATGAAAAACCgcataaattggaaaaatttgatgctaatgacgaaaaaactgataaatttgatgaaaatttggacaaaTATGTCGAAGTGAAAGATCAATCTCAAAGCTTTCAAGAAATCTTGCACCCGGATATACCCATTGAAACTCTCGACGAGAGAATAAGTCGCTATTTGGActcaaaagccaaaaatgagaccctatcttttgaggaaaaattagccaaatgcgcagaaaaagtggaaaattcgGAAAAACTTCCACCATTTGGAGAATCGTTCAAAAATGTGGCAACCCAAACCTTTTTGactttcaataataatttggaTTCACAAATTCCCTCAACTGAATCAGCtagtgaaaatattgaaatgcagGAAATTCCcttaaagaaagaaaataaagctgattcaatcgatgaaaaaatggaaattcaagaAACTCAActtgacaaaaacaaaatttttgaaattcccgTGATTAAAGacgtaattaagataaaaatTGAGTCACCGAAACCCATGGCTGGTCAATTAATCGATGAGGAAACAATCGAGAAAACAATTGCTCAAATTCAGGAATCACCTCAGGAATTAGAATCTCAAGCTACAACTGCTGCTTTGAATTTAATGACCACCGAAATTATGCAAGACTCTGACGACGATGAATCCACGCTTTCGGGAAACGAGTCACACTAGATGCTCCAGGGGCAGCTCCTAGTGAAGAATCAGCCCCAAttgaggatattttttcaaaatatgtttggATAGGCGATGGATTAGCGCATTATATGATGCGAGGCGAGAATGTCTTAGTGACAC encodes:
- the LOC135834548 gene encoding mucin-2-like is translated as MQSSVSSTNSTAQLATPLPQNPAEHSLMSAPYSSHNPAKHSLMSAPYLHQNPAEYSPISTPYLLQNPANCLTTVAPTLDQPPVHQFTADQSPASSPTASSLLAASFIADQSLAPPPASSPRSVASLTALLPQLPAKCSDTFAPLPIPFPATQLAAPLLQLPVQHSNTFTILTPAATSASNTASSCDSGLTNSPQATLAAAAAITMPSANALLSSSTNTTPVYASSPRVIPSNQIETSSALPSAPLSPLSVPVPVLPVSAQDARLVAALTTPVLALFASVPASARNAPITARTAPVSALHTPVPVAAGPAPATSALAAEFAAHPAQLRIVSATPARSYAQVVRSNLSLVLVSTQDKPVLALSTPVLALSAPVPVAAHDAPNPARTASVLAVHAPVSVPLTLTQTHPSADTNPALSTATFAFSNTASSIISAPVAMPAVSASTVALMANLAPNSIISMSLECSHALQKQITGPKSSSESVAVSTLHSATQMVVSSTSALSFTPSVHSASLIHAPTRAQLEADPAAPGSPPPPHPSTQLASHSSLVKMEVAFDAPRISLTSASTSTLLSAPSTSLSAFLLNSSMNRSSNRSQFATHVPLKFLAAVPAAPISSARNRSTSLAVFCNSDGCFLNLRALIYTIGALSFAHTRTYSSSVGGGSSGAWFPSSAAFQHTANLSYQCKHKYTAVGTIHVTLSISIEFINESQQ